CAGTCGCCAAGCAGGTTCAGAGAAAGCACCGCTATCAAAATGCAGATGCCGGGGAAGAAGGAGACCCACCATGCCGACACAATGAGCTCTCGTCCGTCCGCCACCATAACACCCCAAGCCGGCGTAGGCCTGGGAATACCTGCTCCCAGGAAGCTCAAGGACGCTTCAAATAGTATAGCAGTTCCCAGCTGTAATGTGGCAACAATTACCAAACTGTTGGCTACGTTGGGCAGGATATGCTTAGCTACTATGCGCATGTGGGACGCTCCGGCGACTCTTGCCCTCTGAATAAAGTCCCGGTTCTTAATGCTTAAAGTTTCGCCTCTAGCTTGGCGTGCGTATACCGCCCAATACACCAACGCTATTACAGTCACCACAGTGTCGAACCCGGCCCCAACTACTGCAACGAACACCAGGGCCAGCAGTATGGAAGGTATGGCTAGTTTCATGTCCACAAACCGCATTATCACGGCGTCCACCCAACCGCCAAAGTAGCCCGCAATCAGCCCAAGGCTGGTCCCTACAGCTCCAGCAAACGCAATGGCTATGAGTGATACGGATAGGGATATCCTCGCGCCGTAAATCATGCGAGTAACTTGGTCCCGACCCAGCTTGTCTGTACCCAGCCAGTACCTGGACGAGCCGTCCGGCGTTATAACCCTGGCCATTCCAGAGGAAGCTAAGATTTCTTCATTGCTTCCGTCTTCCTTAACATAGCGCATACTGGCTATGCCAACCACCGGCTGCACTACATTGCCGCTGGCGTCTTTCACATCAATGGCATCCTTGGCCGGCACCCCCTGAAAAGTGGCTCCGAGAGGTGTAAACGTGACTTCATCGATAAAGGCGACACCCTGGGCGACGTGTTCTCCACGAATCAGCGCCCCGCCGGAATCGAAAGCTATGGGATTGGTGGCGACTATGAGTCCCGGGGGAAGCTTCGATTGAATTGTACTCTCCACACCTCCCGGGTAAATCAGAGCTCGCTCTACCTTTACCTCTTTGCCATCATGTTTAAGCATGGTCAGGCCCGTCACCGGCTGGCCGTCCGCCACCAAGCTTCCTGTTTGGGTCACCCTGCCATTCGGCACCAACTGATCGTCTTTATACACCTGGATTTCATTCAAAGGTATGTCGCCCTGGAGGGCCAGCACCTTAGCCTTAATCCACGCAGGCGGCACCAGACGGTCCGTAAGGATGCCAACTTCAGGATCAAAGCCCTTGTAGTTGCTCCATACATCCGCCAGCACCGCCGGCAGGATGAGGATGAAAATTAGAATGGACAGAGGGACAAGCGGCAGTCGTCGGGCGGATTTTATGCCTTTGGCTATACGTGGCGGTGAATACCACGGTCTAGCCTTGGGAATTGCGATTGCCATGTATGCCTTCACCTCCGGTTGACTAGTTGTACCTTATTCGGGGATCCAAGTAAGCATAGAGAATGTCTACGACTAAATTGGACAATATGAATATGGAGGCCATGAATATCACAACGGCCTGCACCACCTGGTAGTCTCTGGCTTGAATCGCCTCAACTGCCAACAGCCCAATACCAGGCCAGGCGAACACGGTCTCCACTACCACTGACCCAGTGAGCAAGAACCCGGCTACCACACCAAAGTAGGTTAAAGGGGCAATTGCAGCGTTTCTGAGGCAGTGCTTCCAAATCACTTTCCATTCGGGCAGACCCTTGATCCTTGCCAGCTTTACATACTCGCTATCCAGGACTTCCAGCATAGCCGAGCGTGTCAGCCGCATGAGGGCTGCTACATTGAACCAGCCCAGCGTTATGGCTGGCATTGCCATGTACTTCAAATCGAAGGGCCTGTCGCCCTTTCCTGATGTCGGCAGCCATCCTAAGAGGACAGCGAATATCCACATCAGAACAATTCCGGTCCAGAAGGACGGCAGGGACTGTCCCAGCAAAGCTACAACTTTGCCGCCCAGGTCAAAGACAGTGTCCTTTTTAGTAGCCACTAGCACCCCTAATCCCAGGCCTAGTATAGTACTGAAAGCTAGCGTCACTGAGGCCATTTGTACGGTGTTAGGGAACTTCTCTAACACAATGTCCAAAGCTCCGGTGCCCCACCGCCAGGAATCACCCCAGTCGCCTCTGAATATGTTGCCCATGTAAATCAGGTACTGCTGCCATTGGGGCTTGTCCAGACCCCAGGCTTTCCTAACCCTTTCAAAGTCCTCACCCGTTGCTTCCATGGGAAGCATGAGATTGACCATGTCACCGCTGAGGCGGGCGAGGGAAAAGACTATGATGCTGACACCCCACAGCGCCAATATCGACTGCCCTATCCTAAACAATAAGTATCTTTGCATAGCGAAAATCTCCTGAGAGGTTTACAGCTAAGGAGGAATGTAACAAGAATTCCTCTAGGTGACACAAATCTGGACCGGCTCCGCTCCCCAGGGTGTGTTTATGACCGTTAGCTTTTAAGCTATCGGATTGTTTGACGGGATTCTAACATAGCAGGTCAAGCAAGGCAAGGTAGACTATTCTTTTGTAAGAATTCCCGCAACTCCAGTCATTATTTTAATACGATTTCAGCCCCATTCCGGATGTTTTTCAACTCTTCCAGCGAACCCACAAGCCTTCCAATGAGTTGGACCGCGCTAGCTGCTCGGATTTCGTTGCCCTGGCTAGCAGGCGTAGGGCCAAAAAATATGCAAAAGGCGTTTCCTGGCGGCCAGTACCCCAAATCCCCCGCCTCCACAACATCGCGTCCGTCCTCCATTTCCGCGGTCAGGGGGACACGAAAATATATCTCGTCACCCCATCGATTACATTTGGCGGAAACAGGCAAGGCCTCCAAAATCTTCTGAGCTACCGCAGAGCCGTTCAGTTCGGCGGTGAGTACCAAACCCTGGACTTGTATGGTTATACTACTCGGCATTCAGCTAAAGCCGCGGTCTATCTTTATGCCATGCCGTGGCCTGCTCATAGGCGTAGGCGATTCGGAGAAGTAGCGGTTCGGAAAGGACTGGCCCCATTATCTGCATGCCAACGGGCATCCCCTCGGAAAATCCGCAGGGGACTGAAATAGCCGGAATTCCGGCCATATTTATAGGTATTGTGCATATATCGCTTAAATACATCTGCACCGGGTCCTGCGTGCGTTCTCCCAACTTGAACGCCACCGTGGGGGAGGTAGGGGTTACCAACGCGTCAAACTTCTTATATGCCTCTTCCATTTCGCGGCGAATTAGAGTACGCACCCTTTGAGCCTTTATATAGAAAGCGTCATAGTAGCCGGAAGACAGCGCATAAGTCCCCAGCATGATGCGGCGTTTCACCTCCGGCCCAAACCCCACCTGCCGAGTCTTCTCCATACCCTCCCACATAGTACCGGAATCCGAGTGGGAGTAACCGTATTTAACTCCATCGTATCGTGCCAGGTTGGCGGAGCATTCCGAGGGGGCAATGATGTAGTAGCAGGCCAGCGCATACTTGGTAGTCGGCAGGGACACCTCTTCCAACTTTGCGCCCAACCCTTCCAAGACCTTTAGCGCCTTATTCATGGCCTCACTCACACCCGGCTGGGTCCCTTCCGCGAAATATTCTCTGGGCACCCCAAGCTTTAACCCTCGTATGTCTTTGCCGAGTTCAGAGGTGTAGTCGGGGAGATTGGCGCTGATAGAAGTAGCGTCCTTGGCGTCATGGCCGGCAATGGCGTTGAGCACTATCGCAGCATCGCGCACGTCCCTGGTCATTGGACCTATCTGGTCTAGCGAGGAGGCAAAGGCGATGAGCCCGTAGCGGCTGACAAGGCCATAAGTGGGCTTAAGCGCCACGATCCCGCACAAGGCCGCGGGTTGTCTAATGCTGCCGCCGGTGTCGGAGCCCAGACCGAAAATCGCTTCCCCCGCCGCCACCGCCGAGGCCGTGCCGCCGCTGCTCCCGCCCGGCACCCGGTCCATGTTCCAGGGATTGCGGGTGGGGTAAAAAGCCGAGTTCTCCGTGGAGGACCCCATGGCGAACTCATCCATGTTCCCCTTGCCCACCAGCACGCTGCCCTTGGCGTAGAGCCGCTCGACTACCGTGGCGCTGTACGGAGGAACGAAATCTTCCAGCATGCGCGATGAGCAGGTGGTGCGGATGTTTTCAGTGCACATGACGTCTTTAATCTGCACAGGAACGCCCGCCAGGGGCGAGCCATTGTTATAAAGCCGCTCTTTGTCGGCGCGGCGGGCCATACGCATAGCCTCATCCTCGGTAACCGTAACGAAGGCTTTGATTTTTGGCTCCACCTTCCGTATTCGGTCCAGGCAAGCCCTAGTTAACTCTACAGAGCTTACTTGGCCGCTTCTGAGCAGAGTATGGGACTCTTGGATGGTTAGGTCATGTAACGCGGCCATTACTCCTCCAACACCACCTTTACCTTAAAATAATCCTCCTCTCGCTGAGGAGCGTTGGACAGCACCTTTTCTTTATCCAGGCATGGCGCCGGCTCGTCATCGCGCAAGACCGTTTGCATCTCCACTGAATGGCTGGTAGGAGGAACATCGCTGGTGTTGAGTTCGCCCAGCACCTGGAACTGCTCCAGGATATGGGATAGCTGCCCTCTCATACGCTCCACGTCTTCCGTGGACAGGGCTATACGGCACAGCGTGGCGATGTGCAAGACCTCTTCTCGAGTTAACGCCATGATTTTCCTTTGCTGCCCATTGGCTCAAATATCAACTCAGTTTAGCAAAGGCCCCATGCAGCCACAAATCAGTTGAACTTATTCATCGCCCTTTCCAACCCCTCCCTTAGCAGGCACTCGATAGCCTCGCCAGCTCTCTCAACCACCTCCTTTACCGCAACCCGCTCCTCTTTTTCAAAGCTGCTCAAGACGTAATCCCGGCCTCCTATCCCCTCAGCCGCCCTGCCTATGCCTACCCTGAGGCGCGGGAAGGCCTCATTCCCTAGCGTCGCGATGATATTTCCTATACCCTTTTGTCCCGCCGAGCTGCCCTTCCCTCTGATCCGAATAGTTCCGAGGGGCAGGTCCATCTCGTCGTAGACAATTATCAAGTCGGAAGCTGTGCCGCCAAATCGACTTAATAGATACGCCACCGCCTCTCCGCTGGCATTCATAAAGGTCCTGGGCTTAGCCAGCACAACGTCCGTACCCTCAAATGCCGTCTTTTCCAGCACCACCAGCTTCCGACGCTCCCCTAATTTCACCCCCCATTTCTTAGCCAGGGAATCGACGCACATGAATCCAATGTTGTGCCGGCTTTCCGCGTATTCAGGTCCGGGGTTCCCCAGACCGACTACAAACTTCATTGCTGTTTTATCACTCTCAAAAGTTAATGGGCTGGAGGGACGAGGGGAATTTGTTAATCAACCAGCGCACAATGCTAGCCTGCCGGTAGTTTAACGCCGTGTTCCTGCAACAACGCCAGGAACTGCTGCTCGTCAAGAATTCGAGTGCCTAAACGCTGCGCCGCCTCCAGCTTAGACCCCGGCTCTGCCCCCACCACCAGGTCCGTAGTCTTGCGCGTGACGTTGGAGGAGGTTGCGCCCCCTAGCGCTTTTATCCGCGCCTCCGCGTCAGGGCGGGACAAAGAAGAGAGGGAGCCTGTAAGACAGAAAATCCTGCCCTTAAAGGGCAGGTCTGATTCATCCCCTGCCACCATCTCATCCTCCAGTTTCACACCCACCTGCCTGAGCCTTTCAATGGTCTCACGGTTGGTATCAACCTTGAAGTAGCTGACAACACTGGCCGCAATCTTGGGGCCGATGCCAGGTATCGAAACAAGCTGCTCCTCTGTGGCTTGGGCCAGAGCGTTGATACTGTGAAGGTGCTGGGCCAGCAAGTCCGCCATCTCCGATCCGATGTGAGGTATCCCCAGGGAAAAGATAACTCGCGAAAGGGGACGAGTCTTGCTGGCCTCGATGTTCTTTATGATCTTCGACGCCAGCTTATCGCCCATGCGGTCCAGTTCTAGAAGCTGTTCCTTCTTCAGGTAATAGATATCGGATAGGTCTTTTACCAGCCCTGCGTCGATGAGGATCTTGCACCACTGCTCGCCCAGCCCGTCGATGTCCATGGCGCCCTTGCTGACAAAGTGCTTCAGCAGCTCGAAGAACTGGGCGGGACAGGCCCTGTTTGGGCATCGATGCATAGCCTCGTTAGGCAGCTTTACTATGAGCGTGCCGCACACAGGGCACTTCTCCGGCATTTGGAACACCTTTTCCTCCCCTGTGCGACGATCCAGCACCGGCCCCATAACCTGGGGAATCACCTCCCCCGCCCGCTCAACAATCACCCAATCTCCAACGCGTATGTCCTTTCGCTGAATATCCTCCTCGTTATGCAGCGTAGCCAGCTTTACTGTGGCCCCGCTGACCACCACCGGCTCCAGGACCGCGAAGGGGTTTAGGCTGCCCGTGCGTCCAACATTGATGCCAATATCCAGGAGCTTCGTGATGGCTTGCTCCCCGGGGAACTTGTAAGCGGTGGCCCATCGAGGCTCCCTGCCGACGACGCCAAGATTGGCCTGATAGCTGAATCGGTTCACCTTGATTACCACGCCGTCGGTCTGGTACGGCAGCTCATGACGATGTTCCAGCCAGTGCCTGTAATACTCTTGCGCCTCCCGCAAGTTGTGGCATAGCTTGTTGTGTAAATTGATACGAAACCCCATTGCCTTAAACTTCTCGAGAGTATCCCACTGATTGTCCGCTATAACACCATTTTCCGTGTAACCAAGGCTATAAATGTAGATGTTCAGCTTTCGAGAAGCCGTGATGCCGGACTCCAGCTGCCGCACAGAACCCGCCGCTGTGTTTCGAGGGTTGGCATAGAGGGGCAGGCCTTTAGTTTCCCTTTCCACATTCAGCTTACTGAACTCCTCCGTAGTCATGTAGACCTCGCCTCTAACCTCCAACTTAGCCGGCCAGGTCCCCTGCAATGCCAGCGGTATGCTCTTGATGGTCCGCAGGTTGTTGGTCACGTCCTCGCCGCGAACGCCGTCGCCCCTGGTGGCGCCCCGCACAAAGCGGCCTTCTTCATAAGTTAAGGCCACCGCCAGGCCGTCAATCTTGAGCTCGCAGACCATCTCGAAATCGCTGAAGCCTAAAAGGTTGGCGACGCGACGGTGCCAGGCCGCCAGGTCCTCCGCGTTAAAGGCGTTGGCAAGGCTTAACATGGGGAGCGGGTGCCGGACCTCGGCGAATCCTGTGGCAGGCGGCGCGCCCACTCGTTGCGTCGGCGAATCAGGCGTTACAAGTTCCGGATGCTGTGCCTCCAGGTTCCACAGCTCTTGGAGCATCCGGTCGTACTCGGCATCGCTGATTACAGGGTTGTCGAGCGCATGGTAGCGATAGTTATGGTAATTAAGCTCCTTTCGAAGCTGCTCAACCCGGGATCGAGTCTCTTCTAAGACCATGTCTATCCCACACTAAAAAATTATGACAGAATGTATCCTAAGTTTAGTTAAACAGGCAAGAAAATTCCTTAGCTCAGGAGCGGAAAACCGTGGCGGACGTCAGGCCCTTCAGGGCCCTTCGGTTCAATAGCCGGGTGGTCGGGGACATTGCTAAGGTTGTGTGCCCGCCTTACGACGTCATATCTCCCAGGGGCCAAAAAGAACTCTATCAACGCAGCCCCTACAACGTGGTGCGCCTGGAAGAAGGCGAGCGAAAAACCACGGATAACCCCGGGGACAACCGATATACCCGCGCGGCCACTACTCTGAAACAGTGGCTTGAGAAGCGGGCGCTGGTCAGGGACGACAAAACGGCTTACTACCTCGTCAGCCACTCTTTTCGGTTCGAGGGCGAAAGGCGACAGCGCCTTGGCATTATGGCAGCCGTCCGCCTGGAGGAGTACGAGAAGCGAATAGTTTTGCCTCACGAGTTCACCCAGAGGGCCGCTAAAGAAGACAGGCTGGCCCTTATGCAGGCCTGCCGCACCAACTTTAGCCACATAATGCTGCTGTATAGGGACAAGGAGCGAAAGCTGGCGCCCCTTTTGCGTAAGGCTATGGCCGGCGCTCCCGAAGACAGCTTTTCCGACGCTGAAGGCAACGATTATGCCTTATGGCTAATCAGCGACTCATCCAGCGTAAAGCAGATACAGGAGAGCTTTGTATCCAAGCCTCTCTACATCGCGGATGGCCACCACCGATACGAGACAGCCCTTGCCTATCGCGACCTCCAGCCCAACGCCGGACGGAATAAAGACGCAACCGTGAACTTTGTTATGGCCTACCTGGTGGACTTCGAGGACCCCGGGCTTGTAGTGCTGCCCTACCATCGAGTAGTGGGCGGCCTCGACATAGGCCTGGAAGACGCCTTGTGGAAACGTATCGATGAAGTCTTTTCGGCCACGCCCTGGCCGTTGGAGCATGGCGCTTCCGCCGAAGACCTGGTCAGGGATATCCATGAACGAGGCAAGAGGGAACTGATCTTGGGGTTGGTCAGGGCCGGAGGCGGCGCCAGCCTGCTGAGGGTCAAGCCCGGCGCCCTGCCGCCAGGCAAAGGGCCTATGGCCTCCTTTGAAGCGTGGGTGCTGGAAGAACTGGTGCTGAAACCCGTCTTTGGCTCGACTATCGACCAAAACGTTACATGGATCCATGACGCGGCTGAGGCCTTGGAACTGCTCACAAGCGACGGCCGTCAGGCGGCCTTTTTGCTCAAGCCCATGCCCATGGACCTGTTCGAGACCATTGTAGACAGGGGCGACAAGCTGCCCCGCAAGTCGACCTTCTTTTACCCCAAGCTGCCTACCGGGTTGACCATCAATCTTTTGGAGGGAAGCCTCTAGCTAAAGTCGGGCGTCGCGGGCATAATTATGGCCCGCTCCGCCTGCTTGCTGTACTGAGTTATGTAAGCCTCCAGCTCCTGTATCTGCGCCGACGCTTGCCGGCTAGCCTGGCCGCCAGAGTTAATTAGGGTTCTCAATTGGGCCAGGGATATCTTGGCCTCCTCCACGCGCTGCACTACCTCCAGGGCCTCCAGTTCCCGCTGCGACCGCTCTTTAATGCTTGTCAGGTGGCGCTTCATTGTTTTCGCATGATTCAGCCGCTCCTCCACCTCAGCCATGGCGTTGAGGGCCATGTCCAGCGGCAACGCTCCATATAATGGTCTGACGCGGCAGCCTGGCCATCTGACCCTCGAACTGCTTTATCTGAGTGTCTAGGTGCTGCTCCTTTGCTCTAATCTCCGCCAGGACCAGCTTGAGAACGGCCATAGCCTGAGTCATCTGCACCATATACAAGACCTCCGGCGTCTCGTTGATATGACGATACGACTGACTCCAAAGTCTGCGCGTCTAATAAAAGTATATTTGACTCGGTCATGGCAGAGTAATCATTTTGGCGGCTTTAAACGCGCGATTTGAACCCGACTTTTGGCAAAGCGGCGCCTATGGCTCTGACGCAGTCGTCTATTTCCGCCTCGTCAGCCGCGCCCATGTGCCCAATCCTGAATACTTTGCCGTTCAGTTTGCCCAACCCGCCGGCGACGATGACGTTGTATTCCTTCCGAAGGACATTTTGCAGCGGTCCAAATTCCACGCCTTCCGGAATTTTCACGGCAGTCACGGCGTTGGAGGCGCATAAATCGTCTGCCAGGAGAGCAAGCCCTAGTCCTCGCAAGCCTTGTCTGGCGCGTTGGGCTAGCACAGCGTGTCGAGTGAAGACGGCCTCCAAGCCGTCTTCTAGAAGCCGGTCCAGGGCCACCTTTAGAGCGTAAAAAAGAGGCAGGCTGGGCGTGAAGGGCGTCTGGCCTATATCGTAGTAACTCTTAGCCAGCCCGAGGTCAAAATAATATCTTGGCATCCGGGCGGAATTATAAGCCTGCCAGGCCATGGGGCTGACGCTTATGAAAGACAGGCCGGGGGGCAGCAGCAACCCCTTCTGGGAGGCGGTAGTCACCAGGTCGCAGCCCCAGGCGTCGGTCTCAAGGGGGATACAGCCTAGGCTGCTGACGGCGTCTACGATTAGCAACTTTCCAAATTCGCCCTTCACGACCTTTGCGATGGACGCCACGTCATTAGTGACGGCGGTGGACGACTCGTTGTGCACCAGCATGACAGCCTTAATCGACGGGTCCTTACGCAGCGACGCCCGCACCGCCTCCGGCTCCACCGGCTTGCCCCATTCGAACTCTAGGCGAGTGACAATGGCGCCATGGGCCTCCGCCATCTCCGACCATCGCAGCGCGAAATGCCCGCCGATACAGGCCAGCACCCGGTCTCCCGGCGACAGCACGTTGACTATGGACGCCTCCAAGGCCCCTGTGCCGGACGCCGTGAGGATATAGAGGTCGTTGGAGGTGCAAAACACCTTCTTGAGACGCTCCGTGGCGCTGTAAAGCATCTCCTTAAACTCAGGGCCGCGATGGTTTATCATGTCGCCCGTGAGAGCGGACATGATCTCCGGATAACACGAGACGGGACCCGGTATGCGAAGGTTCTGCTTTGGCATCTTCAAGTCCTTTCCTCAGTTGGACATTGAGCAATTATTTCCTGTCCAACTCCGTGAGACGCGCGAATTTCCTGCGTCCTACCTTTATCACAAGACCATCTTTTATCGAGATGTTGGTCGAGTCTACTTTCCGCTGGTCCACTTCCACGGCGCCCTGAGCAACCAAACGCTTGGCCTCAGCCTTTGAGGGCACCAGGCCCGCAGCCACCAACAAATCCACCAGCGCTGCTTGCCCCCCGGCCTCTACACCCACCAAGGACTCTTTCCCGTCGCCATCAGTTGGTATGAATAGATACTGCTTTTGGGCCGGCTGCCAACGAAATCCCACGCTGGGTATGTCCTGAGGCAGCTCGCGGCGCTGGAAAGCTTGCTCAAAGTAATCCTGGGCTTTACCTGCCTCGGAAGCGCCGTGGAACTGGGCGGTGATATCCAGGGCCAGCCGCTTCTTTAAGTTCATAGGGTTCACCGAGCTATCTTTAATAGCCCTGCGCATCTCCTCTAATTCATTCTGCGAAACATCAGTTAAATAGTCAAAGTAGTTGGTTATCAGGCTGTCGGCTATGGACATTAGTTTGCCATACATCTCGTTGGGTAGGTCGGACACCCCCACATAGTTGCCCAGGCTCTTGCTCATCTTCTGAACGCCGTCCAGCCCCACCAGCATCGGCATCAGGAAGCACTGCTGGGGCCGCTGGCCCATCATCTCCTGGAGCTGCCGGCCCACCAGCAGGTTAAACTTCTGGTCCGTGCCGCCGAATTCTACATCGGACCTTATTGCCACGGAGTCATAGCCTTGTAGCAGGGGGTACAGGAACTCGGTGATGGCGATGGGCCGGCCCGCGGCGTACCGCTTGGCAAAGTCGTCGCGCTCTAGGAACTGGGCCACGGTAAAACGCCTGGTGAGGTCAATGACCGTGGCCAGAGTAAACTTTCCGAACCACTCACTCTGCAACACGGTTTGGGTGCGGTCTTTGTCCACCACCTTAAAGAATTGGTCCAGGTAAGTCTGGGCGTTGGCCATGACCTGCTCGTGGGTCAGCATGGGGCGGGTGGCGGACTGTCCGCTGGGGTCGCCGATCTGCGCCGTCCAGTCGCCGACGATGAGGATGACTTTGTGACCCAGCTCTTGAAGCTGCCGCAGCTTGCGTAGGCCGACCACATGCCCCAGGTGGATATCGGCGCGGCTGGGGTCGAAGCCCATCTTCAGACGCAGCGGCTTGCCCTGCTGCAACAGCCGCACCGTCTCCTCTTCGACGATGATTTCAGTCACGCCCCGGCGTAGGACTTTGTCCAAGGTCTGCTGGTCTAACAAATTATTACCTCGCGCTTCCAGAAAGGATAGCCTTGGCCTGTTCCACATCCTTATCCATCTGGCTGACCAGTTCCGCCACGCTGGCGAAGGCCCTCTCCTCGCGTAGCCGCGAGACGAACTCTACAGCCATGACCTCGCCATAGATGTCGCCATGAAAGTCCATGATAAAGGTCTCGATGAGCCTGGCGCCGCCGCCGAAGGTGGGCCTGACGCCTATGCTAGTGGCAGAGGGGCGCTTCCCCATCCTCACCGTTGCCCAGGTGGCGTAGATGCCGTTGCCCGGGACCAGAAGCTCCGGCTCTACCAGCAGGTTGGCTGTGGGGAAACCCAGCTCGCGGCCCCGGGCGTCGCCGTGGGCTACGGTCCCCGTCAGCGAATAGCACCGTCCCAGCAGCGCCGACGCGGCTTCTACCTTCCCTTCCGATACCATCTGTCGCAGGCTGCGGCTTCTTGCCACCTGTCCTCCCTGGGACATCGGCTCCACTACATGCAGC
The genomic region above belongs to SAR202 cluster bacterium and contains:
- a CDS encoding tyrosine--tRNA ligase, translated to MWNRPRLSFLEARGNNLLDQQTLDKVLRRGVTEIIVEEETVRLLQQGKPLRLKMGFDPSRADIHLGHVVGLRKLRQLQELGHKVILIVGDWTAQIGDPSGQSATRPMLTHEQVMANAQTYLDQFFKVVDKDRTQTVLQSEWFGKFTLATVIDLTRRFTVAQFLERDDFAKRYAAGRPIAITEFLYPLLQGYDSVAIRSDVEFGGTDQKFNLLVGRQLQEMMGQRPQQCFLMPMLVGLDGVQKMSKSLGNYVGVSDLPNEMYGKLMSIADSLITNYFDYLTDVSQNELEEMRRAIKDSSVNPMNLKKRLALDITAQFHGASEAGKAQDYFEQAFQRRELPQDIPSVGFRWQPAQKQYLFIPTDGDGKESLVGVEAGGQAALVDLLVAAGLVPSKAEAKRLVAQGAVEVDQRKVDSTNISIKDGLVIKVGRRKFARLTELDRK
- a CDS encoding bifunctional riboflavin kinase/FAD synthetase, with amino-acid sequence MSIEQQLAPFNPNKDAALTIGTFDGVHLGHQHLLRALKEKAQKHNLASIALTFRNQPRAVLVPGYQPQYLASWEQRQRLIRQQGIDHIAPLEFTKELSQVKARPFVQTLVDHLRMKGLVVGPDFALGHKREGTILVLRELGREMGFWLHVVEPMSQGGQVARSRSLRQMVSEGKVEAASALLGRCYSLTGTVAHGDARGRELGFPTANLLVEPELLVPGNGIYATWATVRMGKRPSATSIGVRPTFGGGARLIETFIMDFHGDIYGEVMAVEFVSRLREERAFASVAELVSQMDKDVEQAKAILSGSAR